In Leptospira congkakensis, one DNA window encodes the following:
- a CDS encoding 1-acyl-sn-glycerol-3-phosphate acyltransferase, giving the protein MKDSFIPPRFEFPFALGLDLGFPILSKLLFNIDGVEIAKEDELHLKEIKNKRVMYLSNQPSEIEPIIAYYVANQIGTRFHFMTSRSIFNWAFGLVGEVIKRVGAFSVIAGTLNRNAIKTAKQILAESDGKLVMYPEGMVSGENDNLVSFMPGVAQVSFWGLEAALTKDPNAELWIQPSFVKYKISGSRDSILADIETSLSRIERKLKLYPGGRTLLRRFLTVGRVMLEETEFELGIPRAATEGKDFDYRLGRARHTALNLAASILNVKFHESDNAIQKIRLLFMSLDSLAAGAPLSSTPKNLTDQNIRRAKQLVDTAYAFIITKPKNLIQWPSAERLMECICSFEKHIFGKTESRARVAHVVVAPAFSLAPYYQTYQSNKKEAIQSLLIEIRKEMEVLMERGKKVSEPIVPPYSVGLDLQIG; this is encoded by the coding sequence ATGAAAGATTCTTTTATTCCTCCTCGTTTTGAATTTCCCTTTGCTTTAGGACTGGACTTAGGTTTCCCCATTCTTTCCAAACTTCTCTTCAATATTGATGGAGTAGAAATCGCAAAAGAAGATGAACTCCATCTCAAAGAAATCAAAAACAAAAGGGTGATGTATTTATCCAACCAACCGAGCGAAATCGAACCCATCATTGCTTATTACGTTGCGAATCAAATCGGAACTAGATTTCACTTTATGACCTCCCGTAGTATTTTTAATTGGGCATTTGGTTTGGTAGGTGAGGTCATCAAACGAGTGGGTGCATTTTCTGTCATTGCAGGAACTCTCAATCGAAATGCCATCAAGACCGCTAAACAAATCTTAGCCGAATCGGATGGAAAACTAGTGATGTATCCAGAAGGAATGGTTTCTGGTGAAAACGACAATTTGGTTTCGTTTATGCCCGGTGTGGCCCAAGTTTCTTTTTGGGGATTGGAAGCCGCTCTTACAAAAGATCCAAATGCAGAGTTATGGATCCAACCTAGCTTTGTGAAATATAAAATTTCCGGTTCCCGTGATTCGATCCTTGCTGACATTGAAACTTCTCTTTCTCGGATTGAACGCAAACTTAAACTTTATCCTGGTGGAAGAACCTTACTCCGTCGGTTTTTAACTGTAGGTCGTGTGATGTTAGAAGAAACCGAATTTGAACTAGGAATTCCAAGAGCTGCAACCGAAGGAAAGGATTTTGATTACCGGTTGGGTCGGGCAAGGCACACGGCTCTCAACCTTGCGGCTTCCATTTTAAATGTGAAGTTTCATGAATCAGACAATGCCATCCAAAAAATTCGATTGTTGTTTATGTCATTGGATAGTTTGGCTGCGGGGGCTCCACTTTCTTCTACACCTAAAAATCTTACTGATCAAAATATTCGTAGAGCCAAACAGCTTGTGGACACAGCGTACGCATTTATCATTACCAAACCCAAAAATTTAATCCAATGGCCGTCTGCGGAACGTTTGATGGAATGTATTTGTAGTTTTGAAAAACATATTTTTGGAAAAACGGAATCAAGAGCAAGGGTTGCCCATGTAGTTGTGGCACCTGCCTTTTCCTTGGCACCATACTACCAAACCTACCAGTCGAACAAAAAAGAAGCCATCCAAAGTTTACTCATCGAAATTCGTAAAGAAATGGAAGTACTTATGGAACGAGGAAAAAAGGTTAGCGAACCCATTGTCCCTCCATATTCTGTGGGACTCGATTTACAAATCGGTTAG
- a CDS encoding NHL repeat-containing protein codes for MKIICKLFTIALPIFIFLTIGCQPKDLGNNCDPKSDSYFETLVFQALSTAVSYHCGFNLVNIPPFGYRHSNYRLYLDFPVSIVPRYPMNSSYSIQGVLPAGLTFDTRTGEISGTTKAITAPTNLTITKNSPGFGIVSITLQVVDTIPTFVYGQYGYYTCANTYNNGSCAPGSVTNQNFSFPYGVVADSSGGVYISGVNRIQYFPPKTTASTRVYGQFGNFTCDTANMLSGGSCSGGAISENSLNSVRGLALDDSEGLYAVDTASNRVLYFPRNSNTPTRVYGQSNFTTGTAGTTSATSLYSPLSVHAAPDGGVYISESGNIRVLYFPPNSTVATRVYGQPDFSDNVPGNSNVKMTGPYGITMDSEGGLFVVDSGNNRVLYFPAGSTTATRVFGQPDFITVTSGSLATNLNNPNWVALDQSENLYVADTGNNRVLIYPKSTASAGIAAVAVLGQFNSLTCNLANNDGTCTTAGVISAKSLSSPSGIYFNQFGQLYIADRGNNRVLAF; via the coding sequence ATGAAAATCATATGTAAATTATTTACCATCGCACTTCCTATTTTCATTTTTCTCACGATTGGCTGTCAACCAAAGGATCTAGGCAACAATTGCGATCCCAAATCCGATTCCTATTTTGAAACATTGGTATTTCAGGCTCTTAGCACAGCTGTATCCTACCACTGCGGATTCAATCTTGTGAACATTCCCCCATTCGGTTACAGACATTCAAATTACAGACTTTATCTTGATTTTCCTGTTTCCATCGTCCCTCGCTATCCGATGAACTCTAGTTATTCGATACAAGGAGTTTTGCCTGCTGGTTTGACTTTTGATACCAGAACGGGGGAAATCAGCGGAACAACCAAAGCAATCACTGCTCCCACAAATCTCACCATCACCAAAAATAGCCCCGGCTTTGGAATTGTGAGCATTACTTTGCAAGTGGTGGATACAATCCCTACTTTCGTCTATGGACAATACGGCTATTACACATGCGCCAATACATATAACAATGGTTCCTGTGCTCCAGGATCAGTGACCAATCAAAATTTTAGTTTTCCCTATGGAGTGGTTGCCGATTCCTCTGGAGGAGTTTATATTTCAGGTGTCAATCGCATCCAATACTTTCCACCAAAGACAACTGCTTCCACAAGAGTGTATGGACAATTTGGAAACTTTACTTGTGATACGGCGAATATGCTTTCGGGTGGATCTTGTAGTGGTGGTGCCATTTCTGAAAACTCCTTAAATTCTGTTCGTGGACTGGCATTGGATGACAGTGAGGGTTTATATGCTGTAGATACGGCTAGTAATCGGGTATTATATTTTCCTAGAAATTCCAATACCCCAACACGCGTATATGGACAATCAAACTTTACAACTGGAACGGCAGGGACGACAAGTGCCACTAGTTTGTACTCACCACTAAGTGTTCACGCCGCGCCCGATGGAGGTGTCTATATATCTGAATCAGGCAATATTCGCGTATTGTATTTTCCACCTAACTCTACAGTGGCTACGCGAGTTTATGGCCAACCAGATTTTTCTGATAATGTACCAGGCAATTCCAACGTAAAAATGACAGGGCCCTATGGAATCACAATGGATTCGGAAGGAGGGTTGTTTGTCGTTGACTCGGGAAATAATAGAGTTCTCTACTTTCCAGCTGGTTCTACCACTGCAACAAGAGTGTTTGGTCAACCAGATTTTATTACTGTAACAAGTGGTTCATTGGCAACCAATTTAAATAATCCCAATTGGGTAGCACTTGATCAAAGCGAAAATCTCTATGTCGCAGACACAGGAAATAACCGAGTGCTTATATATCCAAAATCCACAGCATCGGCCGGAATAGCAGCAGTAGCCGTATTAGGTCAGTTCAATAGTTTAACATGTAACTTAGCTAACAATGACGGAACCTGCACTACAGCAGGAGTCATAAGCGCAAAAAGTTTATCTAGCCCCTCAGGGATTTATTTCAATCAGTTCGGCCAGCTATACATTGCCGACCGAGGAAATAACCGAGTATTGGCGTTCTAA
- a CDS encoding sulfatase, translating into MDDRNLKRKNFSCSSETSFPNWFQMRATLPFALTICFCLLSCLNKSERRFPVDLVLELQNAKSKIAISKDPIPYHWKKNPGRQSDLPLSRKWENTQVTFNTDKEIFLNHSLDSLFFPPGQEYEFKVLKGSYAFSSLIGLLGEKEFQTQISGKFKIYSGDTLLKEWDLSGSEKERWTPKKEILEIGESGFLRLVWESKESYLFVGEPLLYPDNGTSSGNQLPGQGQPKSVILIVIDSARKDFFGAYGYPHSVTPVMDQMAKESVFFENPFANGNWTKPSMMSFFHSEYSSNLGLGNSWFSTKPYQRKVYYGKKRDNLAKTFREAGYFTQTIMNNVFFLDYTTVGLDLGFHNSFQVGMDIVDTEVLTSKAVQFVSEYKDKPYFLHFNLNTPHASYSPPPEDMAAVRSLVPSDVFYKYESPVQRYLGEMHYTDREIGRLVEALKKQGTYDETMIIVTGDHGELFSAHHDYSYHFIMQTRFGHGETHYDEEINVPYFIKLPKSIQGSLGSELAKNANGGQIRISGQSSLLSLAPTILGFLDLLPKESTYKGVDYSSCIRITDICPKESFIYTEGRMSESVRTENYKYIRRYPGFTTVRRTSAGEPHTMAEELYDLTKDPEEKTNLSPLPEGEKLLQIARADFRRENFLKRNHLRVLIPPCSESLCRDFISLNVQGSIYDWEVSDAVQLISGSAKTISLQKESKATKTNTVLGEEVVFKTVNPELGAFFSFSRNGKTIPVRFGRYGLEYQRSMNHLEDLIVSERQPEGFPSSPLPWVYNDGAFSGTRESEVQREMGKEVKKILETWGYIHE; encoded by the coding sequence ATGGATGATAGAAACCTAAAAAGAAAGAACTTTTCCTGTTCGTCCGAAACCAGTTTCCCAAACTGGTTCCAAATGCGAGCGACTCTTCCTTTCGCCCTTACGATCTGTTTTTGTCTCCTAAGCTGTTTGAACAAATCGGAAAGACGTTTCCCCGTAGATTTGGTTTTGGAATTACAAAATGCTAAATCCAAAATCGCAATTTCCAAAGATCCTATACCCTACCATTGGAAAAAAAATCCCGGTCGCCAAAGTGACCTTCCCCTGTCTCGCAAATGGGAAAACACACAAGTTACATTCAATACAGATAAAGAGATATTTTTAAACCATTCCCTCGATTCCCTTTTTTTTCCCCCAGGCCAGGAGTATGAATTTAAAGTTTTAAAAGGAAGTTACGCGTTTTCTTCGCTGATAGGATTGTTAGGCGAAAAAGAATTTCAAACTCAAATTTCTGGAAAATTCAAAATCTATTCCGGGGATACACTTTTAAAGGAATGGGATCTTTCTGGGTCAGAAAAGGAAAGATGGACTCCTAAAAAAGAAATTTTGGAGATTGGAGAATCTGGATTTCTCAGACTCGTTTGGGAAAGTAAAGAGAGTTATCTTTTTGTCGGAGAACCTTTGTTATATCCAGATAATGGAACTTCTTCAGGAAACCAATTACCTGGACAGGGACAACCAAAATCTGTGATTCTAATTGTCATTGATTCCGCAAGGAAGGATTTTTTCGGGGCTTATGGGTATCCTCATTCTGTCACACCCGTGATGGATCAGATGGCAAAGGAATCGGTGTTTTTCGAAAACCCTTTTGCTAATGGGAACTGGACCAAACCTTCGATGATGTCATTTTTTCATTCGGAATATTCATCTAACCTTGGTTTGGGGAATTCTTGGTTTTCGACAAAACCCTACCAAAGAAAAGTTTATTATGGAAAAAAAAGAGACAACCTAGCCAAAACATTTCGGGAAGCGGGTTACTTTACCCAAACGATTATGAATAATGTTTTCTTTTTGGATTACACTACGGTTGGTTTGGATTTGGGATTTCATAATTCTTTCCAGGTGGGAATGGACATCGTAGATACAGAGGTTCTCACAAGCAAGGCTGTCCAATTTGTTTCCGAATACAAAGACAAACCTTACTTTTTACATTTTAATTTGAACACTCCTCATGCTTCTTATTCGCCACCACCAGAGGATATGGCTGCGGTTCGTTCCCTTGTTCCTTCCGATGTATTTTACAAATATGAATCTCCAGTCCAAAGATACTTGGGAGAGATGCATTATACAGACCGGGAAATTGGCCGGCTCGTCGAGGCTCTGAAAAAACAAGGTACTTACGACGAAACCATGATCATCGTCACAGGCGACCACGGAGAATTATTCAGTGCCCATCATGATTATAGTTATCATTTCATTATGCAAACCCGGTTTGGTCATGGAGAAACTCATTATGATGAAGAAATCAATGTCCCTTACTTTATCAAACTCCCCAAATCCATCCAAGGGAGTTTAGGATCAGAACTTGCGAAAAATGCAAATGGGGGGCAAATCCGAATTTCAGGTCAGTCCTCTTTGTTGTCTCTCGCTCCTACCATTCTGGGTTTTTTGGATTTATTGCCTAAGGAATCCACATACAAAGGTGTCGATTATTCTTCTTGCATTCGCATAACAGACATTTGCCCTAAAGAGAGTTTTATTTATACAGAAGGGAGGATGTCGGAATCGGTTCGGACAGAAAATTATAAATACATTCGTCGTTATCCAGGGTTTACTACAGTTAGGCGAACATCGGCAGGGGAACCACATACCATGGCCGAAGAATTGTATGACCTCACCAAAGACCCAGAGGAAAAAACCAACTTAAGTCCTTTGCCAGAAGGGGAAAAACTTTTACAAATTGCAAGAGCCGACTTCCGTCGTGAGAATTTTTTAAAACGAAATCATTTGCGTGTTTTGATTCCCCCTTGTTCGGAATCTCTTTGTCGTGATTTTATTTCTCTCAATGTCCAAGGATCCATTTACGATTGGGAAGTTTCGGATGCGGTCCAACTGATTTCCGGTTCGGCAAAAACAATTTCCTTACAAAAGGAATCGAAAGCGACAAAAACAAATACAGTCCTCGGTGAAGAAGTCGTATTCAAAACGGTGAATCCAGAACTGGGAGCCTTCTTTAGTTTTTCGCGGAATGGAAAAACGATTCCTGTTCGTTTTGGAAGGTATGGATTGGAATACCAAAGGTCTATGAATCACTTAGAAGATTTGATTGTCTCGGAAAGACAGCCAGAAGGATTCCCATCTTCTCCTTTGCCTTGGGTGTATAACGATGGTGCCTTTAGTGGAACCAGAGAATCGGAAGTACAACGTGAGATGGGTAAAGAGGTAAAAAAAATATTAGAAACCTGGGGATACATCCACGAATAA
- a CDS encoding OmpA family protein, with amino-acid sequence MVIQVKPKINPSSIAKTCSFFSFPYQFFKKIPDHCNVKTLRRLVFCFVIFFPFVASTPVPSGKTTFLWKWKENQVLELNEYHDVFFRVGTKTVEREDKNRVVMKPKKCSSDSCLVNAFFDTYIRYGKTSGPFWKDKEFVSDFTLFRNGRYEVPNDFIMPNLRSFPSFPDTPVSVSDIWKLPAEESFDFSAERIRVKVLPEYTFQGIHPWSEGNYKGNCEKITYTYPIFYTKPEGEKMVPNVPYKIFGFASGTVFFNASRGVPEFKEVKLSYTFIYPNGTVQEANFHIKGIYFLRNQVNAKDKEAIREDILGDLIVGYTGDPNGTKLGDPNKNPSNGKEPVGENLGRITDTGEIPSPDKNTLPEKLPITVRTSDDGIVFSLDSILFDFNDSKLKPDAETAVAKIAEILKKYPDREIRVSGHTDNIGKKEYNQKLSEDRAKSVLHSLVDNHQMDEKHISFKGYADDVPIVPNDTETNRHKNRRVEITLVLD; translated from the coding sequence ATGGTAATTCAGGTAAAGCCAAAAATCAATCCTTCGTCAATCGCAAAAACCTGTAGTTTTTTCTCTTTCCCCTATCAGTTTTTCAAAAAAATCCCCGATCATTGCAATGTGAAGACACTCCGACGACTCGTATTTTGTTTTGTCATCTTTTTCCCATTTGTGGCCTCCACACCAGTACCATCAGGGAAAACCACTTTCCTGTGGAAATGGAAAGAAAACCAAGTTTTAGAACTGAATGAATACCATGATGTATTTTTCCGCGTAGGAACTAAAACAGTGGAAAGAGAAGATAAAAACAGAGTGGTGATGAAACCGAAAAAATGTTCATCTGATTCTTGTTTGGTGAATGCTTTTTTTGATACTTATATCCGTTACGGAAAAACATCTGGCCCTTTCTGGAAGGACAAAGAGTTTGTATCTGACTTTACTCTCTTTCGTAATGGTCGCTATGAAGTTCCCAATGATTTCATTATGCCAAACCTTCGCAGTTTTCCGAGTTTTCCAGACACTCCAGTTTCTGTTTCTGATATTTGGAAATTACCTGCAGAAGAGTCTTTCGATTTCAGTGCAGAACGCATCCGTGTCAAAGTCCTACCTGAATATACCTTCCAAGGCATCCATCCTTGGTCAGAAGGAAACTATAAAGGAAATTGTGAAAAGATCACCTACACCTATCCCATCTTTTATACCAAACCAGAAGGCGAAAAAATGGTACCAAACGTACCATACAAAATTTTTGGTTTTGCTTCGGGAACAGTTTTCTTTAACGCGAGCAGAGGTGTTCCTGAATTTAAAGAAGTCAAATTATCTTACACGTTTATTTATCCTAATGGAACCGTTCAGGAAGCAAACTTTCATATCAAAGGAATTTATTTCCTTCGTAATCAAGTGAATGCCAAAGACAAAGAAGCAATTCGAGAAGATATCCTGGGTGATCTCATTGTGGGATATACAGGAGATCCGAATGGGACCAAGTTAGGTGATCCTAACAAAAATCCATCAAATGGAAAAGAACCCGTTGGTGAAAATTTAGGACGAATCACTGACACAGGAGAAATTCCTTCACCAGACAAAAATACTCTTCCAGAAAAACTTCCAATCACAGTAAGAACTTCCGATGACGGAATTGTATTTTCCTTAGATTCCATTCTTTTTGATTTTAATGATAGCAAACTGAAACCCGATGCCGAAACCGCAGTGGCAAAGATTGCAGAAATCTTAAAAAAATATCCTGATCGAGAAATTCGAGTTTCCGGTCATACAGACAATATTGGGAAAAAAGAATACAATCAAAAACTTTCCGAGGATAGAGCTAAATCCGTTTTACATTCATTAGTTGATAATCACCAAATGGATGAAAAACATATATCCTTCAAAGGGTATGCCGACGATGTTCCGATTGTTCCCAATGATACAGAAACAAACCGTCATAAAAACCGTCGGGTGGAAATTACTTTAGTTTTAGATTAA
- a CDS encoding chitobiase/beta-hexosaminidase C-terminal domain-containing protein: MRIPKQTYLLSFLVLFTSNCVLFLPNGGGQTDFSLFGFLLGLVGGSPTSSQNLSPGTAVDLSGDGKPDGTLVDSDGDGVSDGINLTGGTTPNLILIDTNGDGIPDAVDSDGDGLPDYYISPNPPGFLTTGPGGTGNPVVIIVDGNGNPLGFDTDGDGTPNDTAIVTILSDTTPPTITSSLLTGTFSTTQTTTLTCSDNKAPGSIVYTLDASAPTFAPKNGTIIVKSSKAVSLSTEGSHTLQAICRDLAGNLSAPISIVYTIDTKIPALSIVSQSATAISASAGAISSSTATWRSDRSGSFTVREGSSCDSGTIATTGSVTANVDQGFVRSHTHFTGEGTKSYRICVTASNGLTGFVSVSLQRDDTAPVVTADPGAGSYGVATSVSLSCSDTGGSGCDQIAYAVQAGSSPTNPTIQGTTGTVSSGTLYTAAIAMTDGTVTYTKFVARDKAGNVSGVSSQNYTVDTQVATITVNTHTAAINGSSNVSVSWQSSKAGSYQIRLGGTSCSTGTALTNTGSNANVTGNAAATTDITSTIANSHFVEGDTSIRICVANLIGSFGSTTRSSNKDTTAPIVTMASPSGSGPFASGTQLQLSCSDTGGSGCDKIIYTLNGTEPAFDGSGAVTNGTVYSSPVALANGSNQVKYLARDLAGNLSTAGNQSFHVGPPNAPAFVEAQAGGTSAIVQWWPVTGATSYTVYYSTSPGVTTASNSFGPVTDPIATITGLTGGTLYYFRVVASNALASSAISMLEAGALTTATPPGTSATGIHVDISAGQGTNSSMDAPQAVLDYKNNKLLVVTQNGANGSKPSLFTCNMYGNNCSHTDISVGQGTESGRYPSAVLDPVNGKLLVVTSNAPNDGSRPSLFRCNLDGNNCLYTDLSAGQGNNSALSSIVPLIDHINGKLLVVTRNGANFLRTSLYRCNLDGSSCSLTDISVGQGYFTGGLISAVLDHTNGKLLVVTYNGTNNNKLSLFKCNLDGTNCSHTDISAGQGDNSGINPSAVLDPINGKLLVVTQNGANNYKPSLFRCNLDGTNCSHTDISAGQGGNSGSSPRVIIDKVNSKLLVVTQNGANNYKPSLFRCNLDGTNCSHTDISAGQGNYSGNLPSAVLDPISGKLLVVTQNGANSFKPSLFIW, translated from the coding sequence ATGCGAATCCCAAAACAAACCTATCTCCTTTCGTTCTTAGTTTTATTCACGAGCAATTGTGTTCTTTTTTTACCCAATGGTGGGGGCCAAACAGACTTTAGTTTATTCGGTTTTCTGCTGGGTCTTGTCGGTGGTTCCCCCACTTCCTCCCAAAACCTATCTCCAGGAACTGCAGTGGATCTCTCAGGTGATGGAAAACCGGATGGAACCTTAGTCGACTCTGATGGCGACGGTGTTTCCGATGGAATCAATCTCACTGGTGGAACAACCCCCAATTTGATTCTCATCGATACCAATGGTGATGGGATTCCTGATGCAGTAGACTCCGATGGGGACGGACTCCCTGATTATTATATTAGTCCAAACCCACCGGGTTTTCTCACAACAGGGCCAGGGGGAACAGGAAATCCTGTGGTCATCATTGTGGATGGAAATGGAAATCCTCTTGGGTTTGATACCGATGGAGATGGAACTCCCAATGACACGGCCATTGTTACGATACTTAGTGACACCACTCCGCCAACCATCACCAGTTCTTTGTTAACCGGAACTTTCTCTACAACGCAAACCACAACTCTTACTTGCTCGGATAACAAAGCACCTGGATCTATCGTTTATACTCTGGATGCATCCGCGCCAACGTTTGCACCAAAAAATGGAACCATCATTGTAAAATCTTCCAAAGCCGTTTCTCTCTCCACAGAAGGAAGTCATACCCTCCAAGCCATCTGTCGTGACTTAGCTGGAAATCTTTCTGCACCCATTAGCATTGTTTATACGATTGATACTAAAATTCCTGCTCTCTCCATTGTAAGTCAATCAGCAACGGCCATCAGTGCTTCTGCAGGAGCCATTAGCAGTTCCACTGCGACTTGGAGATCCGATCGCTCCGGATCTTTTACTGTTCGTGAAGGAAGTTCTTGTGATTCAGGAACCATTGCTACTACGGGATCTGTTACTGCTAACGTAGACCAAGGGTTTGTACGTTCTCATACTCATTTCACTGGTGAAGGCACAAAGAGCTATCGTATCTGCGTAACCGCTTCTAACGGACTGACTGGATTTGTATCTGTTAGTTTGCAACGAGACGATACCGCGCCTGTGGTCACAGCGGATCCAGGGGCAGGAAGTTATGGAGTGGCAACTTCCGTTTCGCTATCCTGTTCCGATACTGGTGGTTCAGGATGTGATCAGATCGCTTATGCTGTGCAAGCTGGCTCTAGTCCTACAAATCCGACTATTCAAGGAACAACAGGAACCGTCAGCAGCGGAACTTTATATACCGCTGCCATTGCCATGACCGATGGTACTGTCACCTATACGAAGTTTGTGGCTCGCGATAAGGCAGGAAATGTTTCAGGTGTGAGTTCACAAAATTATACTGTGGACACACAAGTGGCTACGATCACCGTGAATACCCATACGGCAGCGATCAATGGATCTTCGAATGTATCGGTAAGCTGGCAAAGTTCCAAAGCTGGTTCCTACCAAATTCGTTTAGGCGGAACTAGCTGCTCCACTGGAACGGCTCTTACCAATACAGGAAGCAATGCGAATGTAACCGGAAATGCTGCTGCAACAACTGATATCACTTCAACGATTGCCAACTCTCATTTTGTGGAAGGGGACACTTCCATTCGTATTTGTGTCGCAAACCTAATTGGTAGTTTTGGATCCACCACTCGCAGTTCAAATAAGGACACTACAGCTCCCATTGTCACGATGGCCTCCCCTTCTGGTTCCGGTCCTTTTGCGTCGGGAACCCAACTCCAACTAAGTTGTTCCGACACTGGCGGAAGCGGATGTGATAAAATCATTTATACACTAAATGGCACAGAGCCAGCGTTTGACGGTAGTGGTGCTGTCACCAATGGAACGGTTTATTCTTCTCCAGTGGCACTTGCCAATGGTAGCAATCAAGTCAAATACTTAGCTCGTGACTTGGCAGGAAACCTAAGCACTGCTGGGAACCAAAGTTTCCATGTGGGTCCGCCAAATGCACCTGCTTTTGTAGAAGCGCAAGCCGGTGGAACGAGTGCTATTGTACAGTGGTGGCCGGTAACTGGAGCCACATCGTACACTGTGTACTACAGCACAAGTCCGGGTGTGACAACGGCATCGAATAGTTTTGGGCCAGTGACGGATCCAATTGCAACGATTACAGGACTGACTGGTGGGACATTGTATTACTTTAGAGTGGTGGCAAGTAATGCCTTGGCAAGTAGTGCTATTTCGATGTTGGAAGCGGGTGCTTTGACGACAGCGACACCTCCTGGGACAAGTGCGACGGGAATACATGTTGATATATCTGCGGGGCAAGGAACAAATTCAAGCATGGATGCTCCTCAGGCAGTGTTGGACTATAAAAATAATAAGCTACTTGTTGTTACACAAAATGGTGCGAATGGCTCTAAACCTAGTTTATTTACGTGCAATATGTATGGAAACAATTGTTCCCATACCGATATTTCAGTTGGCCAAGGAACGGAATCGGGGCGGTATCCCAGTGCAGTGTTAGATCCTGTTAACGGGAAGTTGTTGGTTGTCACAAGTAATGCACCAAATGATGGTAGTAGACCTAGCTTATTTAGGTGCAATCTGGATGGAAATAACTGTTTATACACTGATTTGTCTGCGGGACAAGGAAATAATTCTGCTCTGAGTTCTATTGTCCCACTCATAGATCACATCAATGGTAAATTGCTCGTTGTCACAAGGAATGGTGCAAATTTCCTTAGGACAAGTCTATATAGGTGTAATTTAGACGGAAGTAGTTGTTCCCTTACCGATATTTCAGTTGGACAAGGATATTTTACGGGAGGTTTAATTAGTGCAGTTTTAGATCATACCAATGGGAAGCTGTTAGTTGTGACATACAACGGAACTAATAACAACAAACTTAGTTTATTTAAGTGTAATCTAGATGGAACTAACTGCTCACACACTGATATATCTGCGGGACAAGGTGATAATTCTGGTATTAACCCCAGTGCAGTTCTAGATCCTATCAACGGGAAGCTTTTAGTCGTTACACAAAATGGAGCTAATAACTATAAGCCAAGCTTATTTAGGTGCAATCTGGATGGAACTAATTGTTCACACACTGATATATCTGCGGGACAAGGTGGTAATTCAGGAAGTAGTCCGAGAGTAATCATAGATAAAGTCAACAGTAAATTGCTCGTCGTTACACAAAATGGAGCTAATAACTATAAGCCAAGCTTATTTAGGTGCAATCTGGATGGAACTAACTGCTCACACACTGATATATCTGCGGGACAAGGAAATTATTCCGGCAATTTGCCCAGTGCAGTTTTAGATCCTATTAGTGGCAAACTTTTAGTCGTTACTCAGAACGGCGCCAACTCCTTCAAACCCTCCCTCTTTATTTGGTAG
- a CDS encoding phosphate ABC transporter substrate-binding protein: MKNLSLLFYILITINFVACKDKQTLKVAGSETMNSMMRYLGTEYEKVNSNARVTVEGGGSESGIDRLRKGEIDMAVSSRDLNQKEFDDLRKTGNLEKVRLAYDGVALVVNPKNTISKLDLVQTSDIFSGKIKNWKEVGGIDAPISIVIRNDKSGTQDYFQNHILKRKDLGLNEFNEYKSNVFTKDAKIVKDNAELSKFIQENPNSIGYMGMGSALVENKDKLKALDYARTNKDPYVSPSVRNVYDRKYKLARELFIIYKTDQGDKIDAFVTFLTSEQGQVAVLQSGYLRASLPEVEVSAEPVK; encoded by the coding sequence ATGAAAAACCTTTCTCTGCTTTTTTACATTTTGATTACAATTAATTTTGTCGCTTGTAAGGACAAACAAACCCTGAAAGTGGCTGGTTCTGAAACCATGAACAGTATGATGCGATACTTAGGGACCGAATATGAAAAAGTAAATTCAAATGCTCGTGTAACAGTCGAAGGTGGTGGATCTGAATCAGGAATCGACAGATTACGCAAAGGCGAAATCGATATGGCTGTTTCTTCCCGTGACTTAAACCAAAAAGAATTTGATGACCTTCGTAAAACAGGAAATTTGGAAAAAGTAAGACTGGCTTACGATGGAGTAGCACTTGTTGTGAATCCAAAAAACACAATTTCCAAACTAGACTTGGTACAAACATCAGATATCTTTTCTGGAAAAATCAAAAACTGGAAAGAAGTGGGTGGTATTGATGCTCCGATTTCCATCGTGATCCGTAACGATAAATCCGGAACTCAAGATTATTTCCAAAACCATATCCTCAAACGAAAGGATTTGGGTTTGAACGAGTTCAATGAATACAAATCGAATGTATTTACAAAAGACGCTAAAATCGTAAAAGACAATGCTGAGTTATCAAAATTCATTCAAGAAAATCCAAATAGCATTGGTTATATGGGAATGGGATCTGCTCTTGTGGAAAACAAAGACAAACTCAAAGCACTCGACTATGCAAGAACGAACAAAGATCCATATGTATCTCCATCTGTAAGAAATGTTTATGATAGGAAATACAAATTAGCTCGCGAACTATTTATCATTTATAAAACCGACCAAGGTGATAAAATTGATGCCTTTGTTACTTTTCTTACCAGCGAACAAGGACAGGTGGCAGTGTTACAATCAGGGTATTTAAGAGCATCTTTGCCAGAAGTGGAAGTTTCGGCGGAGCCGGTGAAGTAG